In Fibrobacter sp. UWB10, one DNA window encodes the following:
- a CDS encoding carbohydrate-binding protein — translation MFGLKKYSFGGAIALAFCGLASQAFAHPDSLVLTPPLGWNSWNVFHENINEKQIQEIADAMVSSGLKDAGYIYLNLDDNWMDTKRDAQGNLQNNPKTFPSGMKAIADYVHAKGLKFGLYGDRGKRTCHHYNSKWDSQSGSNGHEEQDAKKLAEWGVDYWKYDNCDSDPNTQEKDYTAMSKALRNSGRDIVFSICMWEYKEWMPKIANLWRTTFDIGPEWISTSWYRGVYEIIDANNKYWQIAKPGHWNDPDMLEVGNRGLSYEEQRSQMTMWSIMAAPIMISSDVRSMSNETKELYLNKDMIAINQDSLGVQGHRISDKQGKQVWTKPLKNGDLAVALLNNNNSTQTVECNFADIGVEGEVEVRDAWKKKDLGPLSHVSIELPAHGSALLRLVLKPVPRAPFKGEALAIPGKIEVEDFDINGVGQGNTTYNESDTENHGDSDYRPGTGVDLYKKASGIIVGYNQAGEWLEYTVKVAKTGTYTMNASVASANSTSSFKLSMDGKDITEEIAVPAATAGEDNYDEYNTVEAKVSLTEGEHVLRFTVTGDWMDIDYIEFCEGETCNTTGLHKAIPAAVRNTNSPRLLKKGNAVFIEKNGKRFDLTGHRIK, via the coding sequence ATGTTTGGCTTAAAAAAATACTCGTTCGGCGGGGCTATCGCCCTTGCTTTTTGTGGTTTGGCCTCTCAGGCTTTTGCGCATCCTGACAGCTTGGTGCTTACGCCCCCGCTGGGGTGGAACAGCTGGAACGTGTTCCACGAAAACATCAACGAAAAGCAGATTCAGGAAATCGCCGATGCCATGGTGTCTTCTGGCTTGAAGGACGCGGGCTATATTTACCTGAACCTCGACGACAACTGGATGGATACCAAGCGCGATGCGCAAGGCAACCTCCAGAATAATCCGAAAACCTTCCCGAGCGGCATGAAGGCCATTGCCGATTACGTGCATGCGAAGGGCCTTAAGTTCGGCCTTTACGGCGACCGCGGCAAACGTACTTGCCACCATTACAACAGCAAATGGGATAGCCAGAGCGGTTCCAACGGTCACGAAGAACAGGATGCCAAGAAACTCGCCGAATGGGGTGTTGACTACTGGAAGTACGACAACTGCGATTCTGACCCGAATACCCAGGAAAAAGATTACACCGCTATGTCTAAGGCTCTCCGCAATTCCGGACGCGACATCGTGTTCAGCATTTGCATGTGGGAATACAAGGAGTGGATGCCAAAAATTGCGAACCTCTGGCGTACCACTTTCGACATTGGCCCTGAATGGATTTCGACTTCTTGGTATCGCGGCGTCTACGAAATTATTGATGCCAACAACAAGTACTGGCAGATTGCAAAACCCGGCCACTGGAATGACCCGGACATGCTCGAAGTGGGCAACAGGGGGCTCTCTTACGAAGAACAGCGCTCCCAGATGACGATGTGGTCCATTATGGCGGCTCCCATCATGATCAGTTCCGATGTTCGCAGCATGAGCAACGAAACCAAGGAACTCTACCTGAACAAGGACATGATTGCCATCAACCAGGATTCTTTGGGCGTTCAGGGACACCGCATCTCTGACAAGCAAGGCAAGCAGGTCTGGACCAAACCCTTGAAGAATGGCGACCTTGCCGTGGCACTCCTCAATAACAACAATTCTACCCAGACTGTGGAATGCAACTTTGCAGACATTGGCGTAGAAGGCGAAGTGGAAGTTCGCGATGCCTGGAAAAAGAAGGATTTGGGCCCGCTTTCGCACGTTTCTATCGAACTTCCGGCTCACGGCTCGGCACTCCTCCGCTTGGTTTTAAAGCCGGTTCCGCGCGCTCCGTTCAAGGGCGAAGCTCTCGCTATTCCGGGCAAGATCGAAGTCGAAGATTTCGACATTAACGGCGTGGGCCAGGGCAATACCACCTATAACGAAAGCGATACCGAAAACCATGGCGATTCTGACTATCGCCCGGGTACCGGTGTCGACCTTTACAAGAAGGCGTCTGGCATCATTGTCGGTTACAACCAGGCGGGCGAATGGCTTGAATACACCGTGAAGGTGGCAAAGACCGGAACTTACACGATGAACGCCTCCGTGGCTTCTGCCAACAGCACGTCAAGCTTCAAGCTCTCCATGGACGGCAAGGACATTACCGAAGAAATCGCAGTGCCTGCAGCAACCGCCGGTGAAGACAACTATGACGAATACAATACGGTCGAAGCCAAGGTGAGCCTCACCGAAGGCGAACACGTTCTCCGCTTTACGGTTACCGGCGACTGGATGGACATTGACTATATCGAGTTCTGCGAGGGCGAAACCTGCAATACCACGGGCCTGCACAAGGCAATCCCCGCGGCTGTGCGCAACACCAATTCTCCGCGTCTCTTGAAGAAGGGCAATGCCGTGTTCATCGAAAAGAACGGCAAGCGCTTTGACCTGACGGGTCACCGCATCAAGTAA
- a CDS encoding family 43 glycosylhydrolase: protein MGWFKSLGIALASSCAVYAVTVNNPIMYVDSPDPSIVRVDDAYYMVTTTMHFAPGVPVFKSTDLAQWRTVGYAYQTLTNNDQQNLNGGKDAYGKGSWASSIRYHKGFFYVLTPSYTTGKTHLYKTADVESGQWSEVQLPFYHDPSLFFDDDGTVWVFYGSGDQISYVQLNDDASGVKQGGKSGKLGGVSVNQATGKSGYIVQQEGSHMEKVNGEYYLFTISWPNGSCRTEVVYRSKSLLSGYTGRVFLADNGVAQGGIFDTPEGKWYALLFRDSGPVGRMSHLVPMEWKDGWPVPTSGSKAPSTIDLPESPLPGYGMVTSDDFESGELALEWQFNHNPDNKNWSLSANPGFYRITTSRTDSRVVNAKNTLTQRSFGPKCSGRTLVDGTGMKDGDMAGLVALQDDKGFVALAKDGGSYKVVMYTGNKNGESLKDSKAISGSKVYLRIDFDLPIDRGTAYFYYSTDGNTWSKIGSDVKLNYDLHMFVGVRWGLFNFATKQAGGYADFDWFKVGTDVNDEIYLDGAGSEPVPQTPFCAAGENCPAVALPGKIEAENFDVPGKGKDGTSYYDADSENHGDSDYRKGTGVDLYKKATGVIVGYNSEGDWLEYTVNVKEAGDYTMFAAVAAAGSTSSFKLSLDGKDITEEIAVPAASSGEENYDDYNKVKANVTLPAGEHVLRFTVTGAWLDIDYFTFVKGANATDPEPIDPTGIANAVRYDVQAEQVYRVYGLNGNFVGSVFATSASEAQSKVRAMVSEKGVYLIRAKNGMVHRFTVTK, encoded by the coding sequence ATGGGATGGTTTAAAAGTTTGGGCATTGCCCTCGCTAGTTCTTGTGCAGTTTACGCTGTAACAGTTAACAATCCGATTATGTATGTCGATAGCCCGGACCCCTCGATTGTCCGCGTTGACGACGCCTATTACATGGTCACGACGACCATGCATTTTGCCCCGGGCGTGCCCGTTTTCAAGAGCACCGATTTGGCCCAGTGGCGCACGGTGGGGTATGCTTACCAGACGCTCACCAACAATGACCAGCAAAACCTGAATGGCGGCAAGGACGCCTATGGTAAGGGTTCTTGGGCGTCGAGCATTCGTTACCACAAGGGATTTTTCTACGTGCTGACTCCGTCTTACACGACGGGTAAAACTCATTTGTACAAAACCGCCGACGTGGAAAGCGGCCAGTGGTCCGAAGTGCAGCTTCCGTTCTACCACGACCCTTCTCTGTTCTTCGATGATGACGGCACCGTGTGGGTGTTTTACGGCAGCGGCGACCAGATCAGCTATGTGCAGTTGAATGACGATGCGAGCGGCGTCAAGCAGGGCGGCAAGAGCGGCAAGCTTGGCGGTGTGAGCGTGAACCAGGCAACCGGTAAGAGCGGCTATATTGTGCAGCAGGAAGGCTCGCACATGGAAAAGGTGAACGGCGAATACTACCTGTTCACGATTTCCTGGCCGAATGGCTCCTGCCGTACCGAAGTGGTTTACCGTTCCAAGAGCCTGCTTTCGGGCTATACCGGTAGGGTGTTCTTGGCCGATAACGGCGTTGCGCAGGGTGGCATCTTTGATACGCCCGAAGGCAAGTGGTATGCACTTTTGTTCCGCGATTCCGGCCCGGTTGGCCGTATGTCGCACTTGGTGCCGATGGAATGGAAAGACGGCTGGCCCGTGCCCACGAGCGGTTCCAAGGCCCCTTCTACAATTGACTTGCCGGAATCTCCGCTGCCGGGCTACGGCATGGTGACTTCTGATGACTTTGAATCTGGCGAACTTGCTCTTGAATGGCAGTTCAACCATAACCCCGATAACAAGAACTGGAGCTTGTCTGCAAATCCGGGCTTCTACCGCATTACTACGAGCCGCACTGATAGCCGCGTGGTGAATGCGAAGAACACCTTGACCCAGCGCTCTTTTGGCCCCAAGTGCTCTGGCCGTACGCTTGTCGATGGCACCGGCATGAAGGATGGCGATATGGCTGGCCTCGTTGCCCTGCAGGACGACAAGGGCTTTGTGGCGCTCGCTAAAGATGGCGGTAGCTACAAGGTGGTGATGTACACCGGAAACAAGAATGGTGAAAGCCTGAAGGATAGCAAGGCGATTTCTGGTTCCAAGGTTTACCTGCGAATTGATTTTGACTTGCCGATTGACCGCGGCACCGCCTACTTCTACTACAGTACCGATGGCAATACTTGGTCAAAAATCGGTAGCGACGTGAAGCTCAATTACGACCTCCACATGTTCGTGGGCGTCCGTTGGGGCCTCTTCAACTTTGCGACCAAGCAGGCCGGTGGTTACGCAGACTTTGATTGGTTCAAGGTCGGTACCGACGTGAACGATGAAATTTATCTCGATGGCGCTGGCTCTGAACCTGTTCCGCAGACTCCGTTCTGCGCTGCTGGTGAAAATTGCCCTGCCGTTGCGCTCCCGGGCAAGATCGAAGCAGAAAACTTCGACGTTCCGGGCAAGGGTAAAGATGGCACCTCTTACTATGACGCCGATTCCGAAAACCACGGCGATAGCGATTACCGCAAGGGCACGGGCGTTGACCTTTACAAGAAGGCGACCGGCGTCATTGTGGGCTACAACAGCGAAGGCGACTGGCTCGAATACACCGTGAACGTAAAGGAAGCAGGTGATTACACCATGTTCGCGGCTGTTGCTGCGGCTGGCTCTACCTCGAGCTTCAAGCTCTCCCTGGACGGCAAGGACATTACCGAAGAAATCGCGGTGCCGGCAGCAAGCTCCGGCGAAGAGAATTACGACGATTACAACAAGGTGAAGGCCAATGTAACGCTCCCTGCTGGCGAACATGTGCTCCGCTTTACGGTTACTGGCGCCTGGCTCGATATTGACTACTTCACATTCGTGAAGGGCGCAAACGCTACGGACCCGGAACCGATTGATCCGACGGGTATCGCAAATGCAGTGCGCTACGATGTGCAGGCCGAACAGGTTTACCGCGTGTATGGCCTGAACGGAAACTTTGTGGGCTCCGTGTTTGCGACAAGTGCAAGCGAGGCTCAGTCTAAGGTGCGCGCCATGGTTTCGGAAAAGGGCGTGTACCTGATTAGAGCGAAGAATGGGATGGTTCATCGCTTTACGGTAACGAAGTAA
- a CDS encoding beta-L-arabinofuranosidase domain-containing protein: protein MFGINTKKIACVTLAVVGGLVTQGYSQDVLYPDMFALNEVQLLDGPLKERQDLNVETLLSYDVDRLLAPFYEEAGMRPKASKFPNWAGLDGHVLGHYLSALAMHYADNDDIQVKERLEYVLKELKTIQDQNSKDNNFKGYISGVPNGKKMWLSMKSGNAGAQNGYWVPWYNIHKLYAGLRDAYIYAGYEQAKTMFLALCDWGLTITGGLNDSKMESMLGTEHGGMAEVYADAYALTKQDKYLKEAKRWSHKWLLNAMSANNDNLTNVHANTQVPKVVGFARVAELTNDATYVKGSEYFWDRVVNKRSIAIGGNSISEHFPSFDNHKKYVEEREGPESCNTYNMLKLTERLFNMDHSAKQADFYERALFNHILSTIHPKHGGYVYFTPARPRHYRVYSKVNAAMWCCVGSGMENPAKYNQFIYTKDGDKLYVNLFAASILNWKAKNVQIKQETAFPKGESSKFTVTGSGSFDMQIRHPYWVKEGEFKVIVNGDTVVKKSDPSSYVSAGKSWKSGDVIEVLYPMYTHVEELPNVSDYVALLHGPIVLSAKTGTANLNGLVADDGRWSHIASGALESLDQAPMLASKKEDIPSKLEPVKGEPLHFKAPYLFANKKDGGLLLEPFYEVHDARYMMYWMVLTDPSILERLKKEQEEALALDEKTVDKVAPGEQQPEVDHQMKTENTTSGTANGEFYRDAGKCNAGDGGMISYVLETNSEDSLSLMVRYWGNESCSRTFDIMIDGEKLATESIEGKWNKKEFVNEVYAIPDAMVKGKKEVRVTFKAGAGNMVGGLYGVRLLRNKPKPEPTTNIAAKVKSSLNLKARVYGGELQIDAGTALSQGYTARIFSMNGRLVKSQALAAGQSSFSIGLGDMQNGMYILKIQREGFSYGTTIFRKNR from the coding sequence ATGTTTGGAATCAATACAAAAAAAATCGCTTGCGTTACCCTTGCTGTGGTAGGAGGTCTCGTCACTCAAGGGTATTCGCAAGACGTTCTTTATCCTGATATGTTCGCGTTGAACGAAGTTCAACTGCTTGACGGTCCGTTAAAAGAACGCCAAGACTTGAACGTAGAAACCCTGCTGAGTTACGACGTGGACCGCCTTCTGGCGCCGTTCTACGAAGAAGCGGGCATGCGGCCGAAAGCATCCAAGTTCCCGAACTGGGCTGGTTTGGACGGGCATGTGCTCGGGCATTACCTGAGTGCACTTGCGATGCATTACGCCGACAATGACGACATTCAGGTTAAAGAACGGTTGGAATATGTCTTGAAAGAACTCAAAACCATTCAGGACCAGAATTCCAAGGACAATAACTTCAAGGGCTACATTAGCGGCGTGCCCAACGGCAAAAAGATGTGGCTCAGCATGAAGAGCGGAAATGCCGGCGCCCAGAATGGTTATTGGGTGCCGTGGTACAACATTCACAAGCTTTACGCGGGCCTGCGCGATGCCTACATTTATGCAGGCTATGAACAGGCTAAGACCATGTTCTTGGCTCTTTGTGATTGGGGCCTTACAATTACGGGCGGCCTCAACGATTCCAAGATGGAATCGATGCTCGGCACGGAACATGGCGGCATGGCCGAAGTCTATGCCGACGCCTACGCGCTCACCAAACAAGACAAGTACTTGAAAGAGGCCAAACGCTGGTCGCACAAATGGCTTTTGAACGCCATGTCTGCAAACAACGATAACCTTACGAACGTGCATGCGAATACGCAGGTGCCGAAAGTCGTGGGCTTTGCGCGCGTTGCCGAACTCACTAACGATGCGACCTATGTAAAGGGCTCTGAATATTTCTGGGACCGCGTGGTCAACAAGCGCAGCATCGCTATCGGCGGCAACAGCATTTCGGAACATTTCCCTTCTTTCGATAATCACAAAAAGTATGTGGAAGAGCGCGAAGGACCGGAATCTTGCAACACCTACAACATGCTCAAGCTCACGGAACGCCTGTTCAATATGGACCATAGTGCCAAGCAGGCGGATTTCTATGAACGCGCACTCTTTAACCATATTTTATCCACAATACATCCAAAACATGGCGGGTACGTGTACTTCACTCCTGCACGTCCCCGCCATTACCGCGTGTATTCCAAGGTGAATGCAGCCATGTGGTGCTGCGTGGGTTCGGGCATGGAAAACCCGGCCAAGTACAACCAGTTTATTTACACCAAAGACGGCGACAAACTTTACGTAAACCTCTTTGCTGCATCCATTTTGAATTGGAAGGCGAAGAACGTGCAAATCAAGCAAGAGACCGCATTCCCGAAGGGTGAAAGTTCCAAGTTCACCGTTACCGGCTCCGGCTCTTTCGACATGCAGATTCGTCACCCGTACTGGGTCAAGGAAGGCGAATTCAAGGTGATCGTGAACGGCGATACCGTGGTCAAAAAATCGGACCCGTCGAGCTACGTGTCGGCCGGAAAATCTTGGAAGAGCGGCGATGTGATCGAAGTGCTTTACCCGATGTACACGCATGTCGAAGAATTGCCCAATGTGTCTGATTACGTGGCGCTTTTGCATGGCCCGATCGTGCTTTCTGCAAAAACGGGAACCGCAAACCTGAACGGCCTCGTAGCCGATGACGGTCGCTGGAGCCATATTGCCTCGGGTGCGCTGGAATCCCTCGATCAGGCTCCTATGCTCGCAAGCAAGAAAGAAGATATCCCCTCGAAGCTTGAACCTGTAAAGGGCGAACCGCTGCACTTTAAGGCCCCGTACCTGTTCGCAAACAAGAAAGACGGCGGCTTGCTTCTGGAACCCTTCTACGAAGTGCATGACGCCCGTTACATGATGTATTGGATGGTGCTTACGGACCCCTCGATTCTGGAACGCCTGAAAAAGGAACAGGAAGAAGCCCTGGCGCTCGACGAAAAGACGGTTGACAAGGTGGCTCCTGGTGAGCAACAGCCTGAAGTGGATCACCAGATGAAGACCGAAAATACGACCTCTGGTACGGCAAACGGTGAATTCTACCGCGACGCAGGTAAGTGCAATGCGGGCGACGGTGGCATGATCAGCTACGTGCTCGAAACCAATAGCGAAGATTCCTTGAGCCTGATGGTTCGCTACTGGGGCAACGAATCCTGCTCGCGCACCTTTGATATCATGATCGATGGCGAAAAGCTTGCGACCGAAAGCATCGAAGGCAAGTGGAACAAGAAGGAATTCGTGAACGAAGTCTATGCGATTCCCGATGCCATGGTCAAGGGCAAAAAAGAAGTCCGCGTGACGTTCAAGGCGGGTGCCGGCAACATGGTGGGTGGCCTTTATGGCGTGCGCCTGCTGCGCAACAAACCCAAGCCGGAACCGACGACGAATATTGCGGCCAAGGTGAAATCTTCGCTCAACTTGAAGGCCCGCGTTTACGGTGGAGAATTGCAGATTGATGCCGGAACCGCGCTTTCGCAGGGCTATACCGCCAGAATTTTCAGCATGAACGGTCGCTTAGTAAAATCGCAGGCGCTTGCGGCGGGGCAATCCAGCTTCAGCATCGGCCTTGGCGACATGCAAAACGGCATGTACATTTTGAAGATCCAGCGCGAAGGCTTTAGCTACGGCACGACGATTTTCAGAAAAAACCGATAA
- a CDS encoding carbohydrate binding domain-containing protein: MFGMKNLGKVVLAFASVALLTGHAVADNITVDGKSRSMLVYAPSGIEKNRPLIIQMHGMNQDAPYQKNAAKWESIADTARFVVVFPNGENKAWDIGGNKDINFIKAIINEMYNKYGIDKNRVYVSGFSMGGMMSYHVANKMGDQIAAIAPVSGGGGVNSPKRAMPIMHTHGTTDDVVNYNSTVNTLKGWVNAQKCSSNSQKIKPYPSTKPGSAASLEIWSGCTDGVEVRLLTIDGKGHWYSMDEAVSVNTSVEIWNFVKNYSLDGSSITPPTPAIVVPTNREEVFNGGFDSSAVAWDLQTHGDAQATGDAKDGKYKLDISAIGTQNYQVQLIQHDLRLVKDQWYEISFDASASAARTLEVNVEQHTDPWASYLKEKQNFEIGTDVKNFKFNFQMTAATDTNSRLSFNAGAATGSLTLDNVVLKKIDAPTDPELTGIAPKMGSVVAATAEYAVYSLSGKRLGTVKIRHATETETLLKAKFGKGVYMLRSENGKKTLFHVK, encoded by the coding sequence ATGTTTGGTATGAAAAATTTGGGCAAGGTGGTGCTTGCCTTCGCAAGTGTTGCGCTGCTTACGGGTCATGCTGTTGCTGACAACATCACAGTTGACGGAAAATCCCGCAGCATGCTCGTGTATGCTCCGTCGGGAATCGAAAAGAATCGCCCGCTCATCATTCAGATGCACGGCATGAACCAAGATGCCCCCTACCAGAAGAATGCGGCGAAGTGGGAATCCATTGCCGATACCGCGCGCTTTGTGGTGGTGTTCCCCAACGGCGAAAATAAGGCCTGGGACATCGGTGGCAATAAAGACATCAATTTTATCAAGGCCATCATCAACGAGATGTACAACAAGTACGGCATTGATAAAAACCGTGTGTACGTTTCGGGATTTTCGATGGGTGGCATGATGAGTTACCATGTGGCAAACAAGATGGGCGACCAGATTGCGGCTATTGCGCCTGTTTCGGGTGGCGGTGGCGTGAATTCGCCCAAGCGCGCCATGCCGATTATGCATACGCACGGTACCACCGACGACGTGGTGAATTATAACAGCACCGTGAATACCCTGAAGGGCTGGGTCAATGCGCAAAAATGCTCCAGCAATTCGCAGAAGATCAAGCCGTATCCGTCGACCAAGCCGGGCTCTGCCGCATCGCTTGAAATCTGGAGCGGCTGCACCGATGGTGTCGAAGTGCGCTTGCTGACTATTGATGGCAAGGGCCACTGGTATTCCATGGACGAAGCCGTGAGCGTGAACACAAGCGTGGAAATCTGGAATTTTGTGAAGAACTACTCGCTGGACGGTTCCAGCATTACTCCGCCGACCCCTGCGATTGTCGTTCCCACGAACCGCGAAGAAGTCTTTAACGGAGGCTTTGATTCGAGCGCCGTGGCTTGGGACTTGCAGACGCATGGTGACGCTCAGGCCACCGGCGATGCGAAAGACGGCAAGTACAAGCTCGATATTTCGGCAATCGGCACACAGAATTACCAGGTGCAGCTGATCCAGCACGACTTGCGCCTTGTAAAGGACCAGTGGTACGAAATCAGTTTTGATGCCAGTGCAAGTGCAGCCCGCACGCTCGAAGTGAACGTAGAACAGCATACCGATCCGTGGGCTAGCTACCTCAAGGAAAAGCAGAACTTCGAAATCGGTACAGATGTAAAGAACTTCAAGTTCAATTTCCAGATGACTGCCGCTACCGATACCAACAGCCGCTTGAGCTTTAATGCGGGCGCTGCGACGGGCTCGCTCACCTTGGATAATGTGGTGCTTAAAAAGATCGATGCCCCGACGGATCCGGAATTGACTGGCATTGCACCGAAAATGGGCTCGGTTGTCGCTGCTACCGCCGAATATGCGGTATATAGCCTCTCCGGCAAACGCCTCGGAACGGTAAAAATTCGCCATGCGACGGAAACGGAGACTTTGTTGAAGGCCAAATTCGGGAAGGGCGTCTACATGCTCCGTAGCGAGAACGGCAAAAAGACCTTGTTCCATGTTAAATAA